AAATTTGGGTACAACAAATATAAGGTAATGTTAAGAACACAACAAATATAAGATAATGTTAAggacacaacaaaatgtcacaacaaCTTCACAACATTCCTAAATTAGCATTAATGCAAAAATAATCTTAACCCaccaaacataatccttaaacctttaaataaaaaattaataacccaaataacaacaaacatagCCCAAACAACAACATTAGGCcgaacaacaacaaaagaacaaaatattcaacaaaaagctcattcaagaataaaaaaataaaaacccctaATCATTTGAATTCATAGCTTGTTCAACTCAttacatgaaaaataattaataatttaaatttttttctaaaaaatgataCCAAAAGAAATAATGTGACAACGAGTTATCTTCAGCAGCACTGCTCTCCTCAACTTTGCAGTCATAGTAGCTCTGCTCTCCTTGACTACTTGGCTCATGGTTGTAACATGTATTCAAATCTCACTTTCTCTCACCAGTGCCTTTTTGCCTTTAATTTTGATAGTAAAaggaattttaaatttatgtatttgggtgttttttgttaatatttttattaaattttgtataatttaaatttcttaataactatcctaaaaaaaattcctaaagccACCACGGATCTTTTAACTCATCAGAGGTTCAACTCCCACAGTAAAGAATAAAATGGAGAAGATACTTTATGCATGCAACATATGTATCATATCTCGCCTGTGCCCTCATCCGCAAAGGGCAAAGCAGCCCCTTCTTACCAGTTGAGTGCTTACGAGCGATTAATATCTACTTAAATGTACCAGAAACCTTGCAACTAGCATTAGTTCCGATTATGCAACATATAGCCATGGACAAGAAGAGGTCTAGGGTTTACTAGTTGAACCAAAAAAGGGGGTTGCACTCAGGTTTTCTCCTCAGAGAATTTGCATGGACACCTAGATAAAAGCTTGACCTCTTAGGCACAAAAAAGACCAATGCTTAAATCTACTTGATACATAAGATCAGTATTTTACAATTATCAGTGAATTTGACACCAAAAAATATGAATGATGTACATAGATCATTATTTTTCCATTACCAGTGACGTCCCACCAAAATatcatgaaatttatttttcacacCACCATTGATTTGCAATCAGACATCTTGCCTTCAGTATTAGAAAAATTATTCCTAATAGATCCTCTCTGCAGTAGACACTGGACGCAGGAAAACAACAATTACTGTGATGTTATCTTTGCTGCCTCGTTCTGCAGCTTCTGTCGCCAATCTTTTAGCACACATTCCAGGCTCTTTGACAGTGTCCCTAATTATGTTTACAACATCTGTATTGCTCACAACATCCCAAAGTCCATCGCTAGCCATAACCTGGTAAGCAAACACATATTACTTCCATATTCAAGGGGACCTGAATGCTTTTGCAACCATCTCTATTGAATAATGCGTAGGTTACATGTGTTCCCACTGCCCATCATATGGTACTACTTAATATGTCTAAGAGGTGTCAactcttacttttttcttaactttttttcccCAGTTAAAACTTTCTTCTGAGAAACTGAGCTGCAAAAATCTATATTAGCATATGATGTAATAGTCTAAAAGTTTATTTGATGATTTAACCTTCCCATTTATATTCActtgaacaattaaaaaaaaatgagttttccCAATACTTCAAACTTCATGCAACCTGTCATTTCTAATATGGTTCTGTGAGTTTCTGAATTCAATCTTCCTAGGGAAGAAAACCAGTCATTGGCAAAAGACTGTATGGTATAGGTATGAAGTAACAAATAAGGTCATTAtctaatacttgtcccatctaAGTTCAATCCTAAGGGAGTTGGCTTGGATATGGTCCTATCAAGACTCTTAATGGCAGCCCAAGACTACCATTTCACCAAACAATGGCCCCTctagtaaaaatataaattaaataaatttctttgtttaaaaagaaaaaaactttctttctcaaaccaaaaaattaatggCCTTAATATATTGCTTGAATGTGAAGCTAATAACAGTTTTACTAAGATATCCAAACAGTACAGAGAAGAATTATTGCTCTAAAATACTAAGATGTCCTCTCTTATCTTCATCCTCTTTTAAGAACCATACCAGATGCATAATACAGAATTTTCTTTCCAGTCCAGATGCATGCCACATTTTTAAAGGCCCATAAAGCTTGGCAACAACAAAACTACCAACAATTCTGAACCTTTCTGTGACTAAAGTAAaataattaacttattttatcaCCATGCCTATTTATAAATTCCAATTAATTTTACCAACAAACTTCTTATTGCAAACATCACTTAAAGTGTGGAAAAATTAATGAAGGTCCTTGACAAGACAACTGACAAGGCTTCGTGAAAAGTTTAGGTAAGGGAATCCACAAAGAATTCCGATCCAAGCTCCTGTTAaaatctcccccccccccccccccccccaaaaaaaccaaaacggTAGCCCTTCTCCAGTTTAAAGCTTATAgcattattcattttaatttatacatTAATGATTAAATAGCAAGGGATAACCACCATTGATCAAAATAAAGTGTCCATACCAGGAATTCATCCTCTGCAGACAGATCAGTTTCAGTCATCTCAGGTTCTGCAGTTACAGCAGGCTTAAGATCATCATCACCAATGGAGCGAGTAACCTGTTGAAGGGAAAGATTTAGTGGGTGAACACTGTCTGACCCATTAACAGAAAAACATATATGGTATAAgactggaaaagaaaagaatttaatAAATAGACATGTTTTGCAGAGCCATACAAGATTCTTCAAATATGATCTATAATCATCTCTCTTCGAAATTCTCATCCCCTCTCTCTTAAATGACAAATCATTACCAACTATGCTTTATGATAGTTATAGAAACGTCTCCCTTTAAAAGAGAAACCTAAAagtctgcttttttttttaagtagtaaaTATCCATTCAAAGAAAAAAGCCTAAAGAGGCATAACCCTAGTACATGGGAGGAATAATGATGTGCTGTTAGGGCTTCCTGTTTAGGCttagaaatgaaatgaaaatgagAGTTGTTTAGAGAAGCTTATAGGTGGATAACATCTCTTCACAGAGTACTCAATCTCTGAAATAGCATAAAAGCTAGGGCCAATTGCATTTAACAAAATCTACCATTACAATTATGCAGTAAACTACTTATACTAACACTACTTAAGCAGGCTGCTATTTGATTGGCTCGAGCCTtgcttaattttgattggtctagTTGTTCCTATCTGCAAAAGCTCTAAGTAGTTACAATGCCTCCTAATTGGCTGCTGCATAAGAAGCAGTTGCAAAGCAAGGTGATTGGCTGTTTGATAATTAACTAGCAGCCTAACCACTTTTGTTACTACAGATACTATTAGTAACCATCCAAAGTCTTAACTAATTAAGCTGTTTATTAACACAACACCAGCTAGGGTCTTGACTGTGCTACTGCACCACTCAACAGCCAGCTGCTAGTATCACACTGCCTGCTGCTGCTGCACAGCCAGCTACCAGCACCAAGGCAGATGATGGCTTTCCAGGAAATATCTCAGTTAGTTTCTAaagaaagtataatttttttcaggAATATGACATTGGATAAACCAATATCTTACCAGAAATTATAGCGCAAGAGTGAGTACCCCATCTGCACTCTGTACACAGTTGCAATGCCCATATCATTAACAATGTGCTAAAAATTATACACGTAACACAAGCAGTGAAAAACCAGtttcactttaattttaatttaagtgtCAGGAAATTTTGTAATCTTTTGGTTTCATTGGaccattttgattttatttgagTTTAGTTGTTTAGGTTGGGCTTAGTAGTAAAAGCCCAAGGAGTCCAACTCTTAATAAGATTTCAATAAGTTGGAATAGGTATTAGTATGAAATGCTTTCTATTAAAGAGGAGGTATTTTTGTAAGTTATGAAACTCTGTTTGACATTTGTGTGATACAACATTCTCCAATGTGTGATACCAAGGAAATCCTCAGCATGATGCCTTGAAatttattctctttattttccGTCCTTAAATTTCCTGTAACTTTGAACCTTGCAATAATAGATTGACTTGTCACCTGTAATTGTAAACCcctaaaattgaaataaataaatctaaaatctaaacGACCCATCCATCAAATAACCCAAAATACCCCCACAAACAGCCAAAGCACTGTTTACAGGTCACTGTTTGCAGCCCTGGAAAAGCAACCCAGGCCTTGGTTTTTCCTCTTTGTTCCACCCTCAAATACTACTATATCCgtttctccccaaaaaaaaaaaaaactactatttCTTTTTACCACAAGAAGCCCTCTCTTCCTTACTATTTCCCAACCTTTTTCCCACCAAACCCTAACTCCAATTCCTCAAAACCAAGTGGTCCAGGAACTGCCAGACCTGATTTGGTTTAGCTCCCTTTGTCCTGCGTCAATAGGTATTGGGTTGGAAGTGAATAATCTTTCCCCTTGGTAGCAGTGATGTAGGTTTTGTAATAAGAAGAAATAACATGATCAAAAAGACTAAAAGTGAGATGAGATAAGGAAAGAGGCTGTGTTTTCTTTCAGCCCCTAACCCTGTAATTATTTACATGAGAACCAAACtgtaaaaaacacaaatataacTAGCCCAAGAATACATATATACTTTCACTGATAGACTTTTTCCCAAGCACAACTTTTACATTAAGGGTTCCCCACCCACCCCACCTATCTTCTTGTCAACCAAGATAAGCATTGGTTAAAAACAAATCCATCATTCATCACACAAATACTGTAATTAGCCCTCCATTAACTGTACTATAGCAAAAGTATATAAAATCGTGTAAGTTAATAAACAaagtttccaaaaaaatagaagtataTTATCTAGCTTTTCACAATAGAAAATTGTAGAAGATAAGAGCATACTCCATATATTTTGGGAAGTCAGAGTTGTACTATGATCATAAAGCTCAAAGAGACAAACCTGGAGAGCAGCAGGACCAACCCTCCAAGTATCAACTTGCCATTTGACTTGTCCTCCTGCACTAACAACACGCTCTCTCTCCTCGAGACAGCTAGCAACATGATCCTATAATACCAAATTTAATGACTTTGAGAACAATTAGACCTTATGGTGAACCAGAAAATCCAGTAAACAAGTCCCAGCTCACCTTAGTTAGAACAAAGGGGTGACCAGCTCGACATAATATTGTCCTGCAATCACCAGCATTGGCAACAAAAAGCTTGTTTCTAACTATAAGAGAAGCAACTGCAGTGCAACCAGGATGCCAGTCTTTTTGAATAACTCTCTTAGATTTACGATAAGAATCCAGTTCATTTCTAAATGCAGCATCTGTCTTAACAAATGCTTCCAATAATGCGTTTGAAGGACTGcattcatatataaaattaatttctaaaaaaaaaaatacaaggggGTAAAAGATTGAGTTAAAATCTAGAACAGAAGAAACCTGCTTGTGGAACCTAAACTTTGCAAGAAGCCTGGCAATGCACGAGCAGAAAACTCAGCAGCTGCAGCACCTGCACATGTTACAGCCAAATTCATATATTGTGACTAGGAAACAAACCAGGGAAGAATGCTTCTAACCACACCAGCAGTCTTCATGAGGTAATGATTGAAATAAGGAGGGAGGAGAAGGGGAGGGAGAGAATTCAACAATTCAGAAAATCTCTTTCAACTACTAAAATTGTAAGTTTCCTCTTAAATTCTTTGAAGATCCTAAACTGAAAATTGATCGTAAACatgtaaaaattagaaataagtATTAGGCTTCCAGAGTATATGAAGCCAACTCTCCTTTAACGGCTCTTACTTAGCACTACTATGCTTTTCATGACCCAAAAGGAGATTTTTCTGttctttcataattttctttttatttgttgcaatcattgCAATAACAAAAAACTAACCATGCATTGCTCAGGGACTATGAGACAAGCATAATCTCATTCATAAAACAATACATTGGATAGACACTCATAGAAAAACAGATAAAATGTGAACAGTAATTTCTGAGGGGAGGTTTCCCCTCAACCTTTTAATGATACTCTTAACTTTTCGCCAAATAAATGTGGTGCCTGATCTAAGGAATTAGGGGGGGAGGCTCTCATGATCACCAAACTAATTGCAGTACTGATCTATAGTGGTCATTAAAATCCATTCTCcctggaacttggttccaaatTCAAAATTAGGTAGAGAAATAAAATCAACATTAAGCACCTCTATGACCATCAAAGATACCAAAAACATGAATATCCTTTTCATTGCACATATTGGGCATAAGGAAATGTGTATCCTCCATGGTCTCTCTTCTGCCACAAGTAGCAAAGGATCCCCAAGAAAGTACAGGATGGTATGCCAAAGGATCATAAGGGAAATCAAGCCAGTTTCTCATACTAGAATCAGCTGCAAAAGAAGCCTTCCCAGAGAAATGTTCTCCCTGAGTAGACCAGTTAATACTCTCTTGATAAGTTCGAAGCTTGTTGGTGACATCCATTAGCTGATCATCATTAGAACTTGGAGGTTCACCAAGGGTCATCTCCTCTTCCTTTACTGTCTTTCTGTGTTCTAAGATTGAATCAAGTTCCCCAACTATATCATCAAAAGAAGGTCTATTCTGAGGATTTGCATCCCAACACCTCTGTATCAGAGACAACAAACTTGACGGAGCACCCAACTCAGGACCAGCAAGAACTGGTCTCAATTTATCAGAAACCACAGCTGCTGTAAGTTGCTGCTCAGTATAGTTCATCTCCAGCACTGTGTGGGCCTGCAATCAGTATTTACATATCATGCATCATTTAGCCATCAAAGGTAAAGTCTAAACAGGCGCATTGAATTGTTAGATGTGAGATTAGAAATATATGAGAGATATGTGCACAACAAAGTGATTTGCAGCAGAACATTATATTCGGAAGCTAGAGAAACCCACACACGAGATAAAAGGCTTGAAAGAACAGAAGTATCAAATACAAAGCAATCATTGAGATggaagattttcttttctttttctttttctttttcttttattttatttgggtgCTTTGCaagtaaatttattttatgtcaAGATGGATTGGGAAGTAGAATATAAGAAATCAGTTGAGATAAAAGATGGTCGAGAAATACAGGCTGGGTATTTCCAGCAGAAGCCAAAGCGTGTTACCTTATCCTAAGCCAAATAACCCAAAGAAACTCCTTAACAATcaacttttctttttgaggGGTGGGAAGGGGGTGGGGTTAAACATTGAAACCTTGccaccaactacttaaaagaaccAGTGGactgaaaatgaaatttttcttAAAGCCACATGGAAGTTCTTGGTGAACTTCTGCCTGCAAGCTGAGACATACATGAGCTGTCAGTCATAAGTTAACAGaagaattttcctttaaaagtggtaaaattcaATACTTCAACTTTTTCCTTTGCCCCTTTTGCATGTCAACAATGCATTATGCATAGCATTTGCCCTTTGCCCCTTTTGCATGTCAACAATGCATTATGCATAGCAGGTATCAAATGgccatattttatatatttaccAGCATGTGCACAATGGATTCAAGTTACAACACACTAgctttatattaaattaatattttgacaatccTCTAGTCATAATTAGATTACATGTTCGCCCCATGTATTATCATTCAAGCCAAATTTCATATCAATCAAATGTCATTTAGCATCCAAACCAAAAGGTCATGCATTTAGGACATGTTTGATACATTGGAACGATGATTATGTAAggaacaaaaattaatatttttaagaatataaaaagttgGAATTTGTATTTCAcagtttctctctcctctaacCTCCTCCACATATCCTTGTAGAAAACAATTCAACCAAAAATCTCACTGTCAACTAAGAAGACACATCATCAGATCTCTAAGGTTCATTCTCTCATCATAGCTCTCCAACTCTAGCTCTACCTATCAGTACTTACACTAGCATCGCCGCTACGAGCACCAGTCACACCGGCATTGCTTGCTCCAGAGTGACTAGTAGAACCAATATTGTTGTCTCTAGCCAATATATTTGTTTGATAAGCAATggaaattttattgaataaaacaAACCCAAGTACACCAGGGGTGTACTCAGGAAGCAATACAATCAAACTCTCAAATTACAATGCTCAAACATatctaaaatagtaaaagagaGCGCAGAATAAAAAGCGAGACTCCAATCCAacaaagtgagaaaaaaaaaaaaaaaaagatttaatctCAAGAATAGACTGTTCCCACCAAATATTTGATCTCTACAAGTGATATTTCCCCAGAATAAGAGGTTTTAGAACCAACTACCAAAAATTCGAGATTGCTGGGCTCTTGTTTGAATGTCACTCATAACAAAAGTCAGGCCAAAATTTGTGAACAGAAAAATAATATTGACACCTATGATACGGTTCTGTTGACCTTTGATCCTTGAAGTATGGGGAAATTAAGGAGAAaattaaggagagagagagaatctaaGTAAATACAAGAATATCTATTATGTACCTTTTGGAAAGGAATAGATATTCCTCAgtttaaaatgattgaaactATTATTTGAACAACTTACACATAAGATGGGTTTCAGCTCTGATCATCTTGATATTTGACGAGAATGGTAAGTATGAGGAAAATGTATAATCCAATTGTGGGCTTATCAAAATACTTcgccaataaaataatttgggCTTGGCATTGACTCCTAcattttctatctctttttaCCATTTGGTCTAAACTCTATGTTAAGTAACTAGAACTATTGACTCCTTGGTTCATATCTCTTTTCACTGCTTGGTGTTGATTCCAagcaatcttttttttattattattaaaatgataGAAATCTTAACTATTCAATACTAGGTTCTATCCTTTTTCTCCCCCCAAACACAAATTCCCTAGAGACTCTGTTCATTTTGCATCAGTTGTGATATCAAAGCCCTTTGTAGAAAATGATAACCACTGATATGCATGGATCAACGCAATAATAAAATGAACAATATTTGCACATGCTTAAAAGTGCAATTAAGAAAGCTAACCTGCGCCTCTGCACGAAGATCAGTATATGGGATGACACCAGTAAGAAGCTCACTGCAATAGGAAGAAAGGATAAATGAGAGATTTCCACTGCACACGCTACAGACTATGAAAAACCAAATGATTCCAAATTATACGACATCATAAAAAGTTCAAATCAATAAAGATTCTAGCAAACCATGCTGCCTGGAATGCAAAAACCTGGCTCTCCTAATTGCATCCATAATTATAATCATTCAAGATAAATGCATTGCAAGTTGCTTTCTGACCCATTAACAGTAGACAGTGAAAAAACCAATCAACTGCTAAATAGTTGTTTGGCATTGCATGTAATAAGGATGCTTTAATGGCTGATCTCATATCTCTCTCAGGGGCTAGCTATCTTTAGAATGTCAGTTTTATTTGATCGGTTCAGATTGGGAGTTAGAGTTGATCGTTGCCTTCGTGgatcttatttattttggagTGTGGAGAGGAGATGAAGGAGACAGAATGAACAAGTTTTGCTGGAAACTTTCTTCCCAGGATATTTTTGATGTTCGCTCCTATTGTAAGGGTTTACACTCCAGTTCACGTATATCCTTTCCATGGAAGACTGTGTAGAAACTAAATGTACCAACAAAGGTTAGTTTCTTCCTGTTGACAGTGGTGTGGGAAAGAATTTTAACTACTGACAATCTAAAAAGACAACAAATTGTAGTCATAGACTGGTGTTGCATGTACAAAAGGGCGGGGATTCTAGTAATCATTTACTCTTACATTGCTTGGTTGCTACAGAGCTGTGGAATATGGTGTTTTCACTAATTGGGATTTATTGGGCTATGCCAAAGTGTTGTGGAGCTTTTAGATAGCTGGCCGGGCAAATTTAGCAGACATAGAAATGTGGTGATTTGGAACATGACCCCTCACTGCCTTATGTGGGGTATTTGGCAGGAGAGAAATGCTTAGACTTATGAAGGGAATGAAAGATCTATCCAAGACCTCAAGCTCTACTTTTTCTAGACCTTATTTGAATGGACCAATGCAATGGGTGTTTTCACTTTAATTTCTTTGTCTGATTTGATTGATAGATGTGCTTTCTTGAGTCCTAGTTTTTATTTGgtgttttcttgtttctttagcACACTGCCTGTGTGCTTGGATTTTTGTCTCCATATGGAAGTGCTGCGGGcacatttcccttttttttcttttttcttttttcaatgaaatcaattacttataaataataaaaaagggatTTCCACTTATAAAGCTCGATGTTGGTAACTTAGATAAACTACCAGAAACAATTCTTGTCATATACTCTAGTTAAGCAAAAAAGTTTTCATATAGTATAAAATAAGTATATCACTACTTATGTACTTCCAAGTATCCACTGAATGTGTATCAGAGTTTCTTAAGATATCCATGCTCGCATTTCTGTATTCTGGCTTCTCCCCATCCATTCGTATATCTGCTATGAAGTCAGAGAAGATCTATGTACATTCTTCAATGCATAACCATGAAGGGCTACCTTTTTCTTCTAGCTTTGCTATTAGTCAACACTAAGTgttttcataaataattaaaaataaataaatcattcgTGATTTGTCCAAGattttattgttgaatatgtCAATGAGCAGTTCAATTTAGCATCCAGATTTCAACATTTTAGATCAAGGCCAAATGAGGCAAAAAAAGAAGTCGTATCAATAATGTTTAACATCCGGTTGTCTGGTAGCCATAATAATGGCCGATCAATGTCTTGGAAGGACAAAATTATACATGTGAGTCAAAATTTGCAAGAGCAAATTTTCATCTATTAGCGTTCATCATAGATATTGTCCACCATGACTTTTCAGGAGCCATGGTTTAAACCTGCAATCACAGCAAAAATAACATCGATGGCCAGCAtagtataataatttatatgaaCACTGACTGCACTATGGTATTCTTTGTATTTCCTAAAGTGAGTATCGGAAACTTAAATGGATCCCTCAATAGCCCTAGCAGTAATTGTAACAGCATTGGATACAAGATTACAGCAGCATTCCTACCTTCTTTTTCATGTTTCACAAAAGAAAGAAGCCATGCAATTATGTATGGGGTAATTCAACTTATCATAGATTCTTACTTGATTGATATCCCAAAACTGTAGACATCTGATTTTTCTGTATGGATCTCCTTCTTTAAAATTTCAGGTGCCATATATATGAGTGTCCCAACCATATTTCTTTTGTGAAAACCACCAGTTGGCTTGCCAGTTGATTTCCAGTTCTCAACAGAAACTCCTTTCAGATCTTTTTTGTATTCTGCCAAACCAAAATCTGCTAGGTGTGGGTAAAGGTTTTTGCCAAGCTGCATTTTTCAGAAACATATACATTAGTTAACCACCttcaagtaaaaataaaaattctgatactgaatttacaaaataaaaataccaaCTGAAAACAAGATCAAGAACTTAAGGAAGATATTTACAAGAATATTTGCTGGTTTCACATCCCTATGTACAATCCCAAGGTTATGGAGATATTGCAAAGCCTTTGCTGGAGAAAGGA
The sequence above is drawn from the Quercus robur chromosome 7, dhQueRobu3.1, whole genome shotgun sequence genome and encodes:
- the LOC126693265 gene encoding protein kinase and PP2C-like domain-containing protein yields the protein MGLEIVEPNRCIRGCCTSKSIPLHLPPSSYTLLSPIARGAESVVYEATLFGKKVAVKKPILSTSDDIDKFHKELQLLCKIDHPGIATLLAAHAKPPNYMFFFKLYESPNLADKLHSEEWSPGVDQALMITVQLAKALQYLHNLGIVHRDVKPANILLGKNLYPHLADFGLAEYKKDLKGVSVENWKSTGKPTGGFHKRNMVGTLIYMAPEILKKEIHTEKSDVYSFGISINELLTGVIPYTDLRAEAQAHTVLEMNYTEQQLTAAVVSDKLRPVLAGPELGAPSSLLSLIQRCWDANPQNRPSFDDIVGELDSILEHRKTVKEEEMTLGEPPSSNDDQLMDVTNKLRTYQESINWSTQGEHFSGKASFAADSSMRNWLDFPYDPLAYHPVLSWGSFATCGRRETMEDTHFLMPNMCNEKDIHVFGIFDGHRGAAAAEFSARALPGFLQSLGSTSSPSNALLEAFVKTDAAFRNELDSYRKSKRVIQKDWHPGCTAVASLIVRNKLFVANAGDCRTILCRAGHPFVLTKDHVASCLEERERVVSAGGQVKWQVDTWRVGPAALQVTRSIGDDDLKPAVTAEPEMTETDLSAEDEFLVMASDGLWDVVSNTDVVNIIRDTVKEPGMCAKRLATEAAERGSKDNITVIVVFLRPVSTAERIY